In the Candidatus Cloacimonas acidaminovorans str. Evry genome, one interval contains:
- a CDS encoding ribose-phosphate diphosphokinase: MFSKLILITGNANRPLAEEVSRHAGIPLADIDLFKFSNDESFVKINDNVRGADVFVIQPTCYPVNDNLIDLLIIIDALKRASAQRINCVIPYYAYARSDKKDQPRVPITAKLVADLITIAGAHRVITVDLHADQIQGFFNIPVDHLYAIPTFARYFKSIMPMDDIVVVSPDSGGANRARALAKRLNCTLAIGDKRRSGNEDRAELLNIIGEVNNKTVILFDDIIDTGGSLIKVANALVDKGVKKIYAACTHGVLSGSAVSDLEASPIEKLFITNTIPLSEEKKQCTKIVQLSIAEMLAIAIKKVHIEESISVLFR, from the coding sequence GTGTTTTCTAAGCTAATATTAATCACAGGAAATGCGAATCGTCCTTTGGCAGAAGAAGTTTCCCGACATGCGGGAATTCCTTTGGCGGATATTGATTTATTCAAATTTTCCAATGACGAATCGTTTGTAAAAATCAATGACAATGTGCGCGGAGCTGATGTTTTTGTAATTCAGCCGACTTGTTATCCTGTGAATGATAATTTGATTGACCTATTAATTATTATAGATGCCTTAAAGAGAGCTTCGGCACAGCGGATAAACTGTGTTATTCCTTATTATGCTTATGCGCGTTCCGATAAAAAGGATCAGCCCCGAGTTCCTATTACAGCAAAGCTGGTAGCGGATTTAATTACTATTGCAGGTGCGCACAGAGTTATTACTGTGGATTTGCATGCCGATCAGATTCAGGGTTTTTTTAATATTCCTGTGGATCATTTATATGCGATTCCAACTTTTGCCCGTTATTTTAAAAGTATTATGCCAATGGATGATATAGTTGTTGTTTCTCCCGATTCCGGAGGTGCAAACAGAGCAAGAGCTTTGGCAAAGCGTTTGAATTGCACTTTAGCTATTGGCGATAAACGCAGAAGTGGAAATGAAGATAGAGCCGAGCTCTTAAATATTATCGGTGAAGTAAATAATAAAACGGTTATTTTATTTGATGATATTATAGACACGGGCGGAAGTTTGATTAAAGTAGCTAATGCCTTAGTAGATAAAGGAGTTAAGAAGATTTATGCTGCTTGCACACATGGTGTCTTAAGCGGTAGTGCAGTATCTGATCTGGAAGCGTCTCCAATAGAGAAACTCTTTATTACTAATACAATACCTCTTTCAGAAGAGAAGAAACAATGCACCAAAATAGTGCAGTTGTCTATTGCCGAAATGCTGGCAATAGCAATTAAGAAAGTGCACATTGAAGAATCAATCAGTGTTTTATTTAGATAA
- a CDS encoding FlgD immunoglobulin-like domain containing protein: MKKIAIVLCFALLTIGLFATLEWTEAVAIRQGVNIEWFRTGIETTDGGAIYVWSDTKLGERDLWAQKVDGAGNMVWGEPVLIDGKPDRQEDPVITRTSDNNYVIAWIDFSADLDGDVYAQKIDGEGNLLWQEGGVPVCTLAGMQIDLNMEPDNEGGVYIIWVDSRNPSKDLFGQRLSANGSPLWIVNGIPIANGLGDEMQNTMLPDGEGGMIIAYTHSYASNDDLYAKRFNANGTMVWQNTLVISEAEGSQSDIRMAALNDGNFVFTWADKRSADTDIYAQKINLAGDLLWGSYLIVYSDQNGLARPQVNPRIVKTSDNGVIIVWEDFRLDTQNPDLFAQKISASGIKQWSEQGIALCTAEFAQVGPRLASDNNGGCFVVWDDLRNGNAPNVDIYAQHLSASGNALWEANGKAICIAPNEQSGSLIKVSNNIVFINWMDIRNGSVGIYYQALTYEGTVLLAVNGAEVFWGLSGDAPLDNYLILKRSSDVVIIWQDTRFANDGYRLFFQFLNPDGSIDFEPNGHPVTVSVGGSQSTPSAVVTPDDQIAIVWEDARGDNPKVYAQLLSASGERLWGEQGMELTVNSPLRQKDPKVSYYNGSLYFGWSGSDQVETSFFYHIYGQRIYNGQKMWGPNGILISTLAQSDLRNECTLYELIDNYYVWHRINPALATQTIWVKRVAEDGSAMDGWQEEGIQTSNYNDWDAIQLFPKAHKTPEGIFVMWRDLRNDYIQNYWGQHIAENGTYLWNPVGVNLNDNQKEQEKASIVVNSSGITFAWCENINGMNDIMAQKYSFPGEPLWTNSGYYVVQRDSAQSDPCLVYFPDGNYLISWADFLNIESDLYYKYITENGEMIGAPQGNVLCNASKSQYQPQTAILNNKAYTVWADGRSSGKTEILGLYAQKLGNGTPVTDVTIPPLQSLILHQNYPNPFNPETTISFTLKDPALSLKLNIYNIKGQLVKTLYDGALQKGQHSFVWNGTDETNCQVSSGVYFYRLSNGKESRQRKMVLLK; this comes from the coding sequence ATGAAGAAGATAGCGATAGTGCTTTGTTTTGCCCTGCTTACTATAGGGCTTTTTGCCACCTTGGAATGGACTGAAGCAGTGGCAATTCGTCAAGGGGTGAATATTGAATGGTTTCGGACTGGCATAGAAACCACAGATGGTGGAGCCATATATGTTTGGTCTGATACAAAACTTGGCGAGCGAGACCTTTGGGCTCAGAAAGTTGATGGTGCAGGAAATATGGTTTGGGGAGAGCCGGTTTTAATAGATGGCAAGCCAGACCGTCAGGAAGACCCTGTAATAACCAGAACCAGTGATAATAATTATGTTATTGCCTGGATTGATTTTTCTGCCGATTTGGATGGCGATGTTTATGCTCAAAAGATAGATGGAGAGGGTAATTTGCTTTGGCAGGAAGGCGGAGTTCCTGTTTGTACTCTGGCGGGAATGCAGATTGATCTAAATATGGAGCCCGATAATGAAGGTGGTGTTTATATAATTTGGGTGGATAGTCGTAATCCGAGTAAAGACCTTTTTGGACAGCGTCTTTCTGCAAATGGCAGTCCTTTATGGATAGTAAACGGAATTCCTATTGCCAATGGCTTGGGGGATGAAATGCAAAATACAATGCTTCCTGATGGCGAGGGAGGGATGATTATTGCCTACACACACAGTTATGCAAGTAATGATGATCTTTATGCCAAGCGTTTTAATGCCAATGGAACTATGGTTTGGCAAAATACTTTAGTTATCAGTGAAGCGGAAGGAAGTCAATCCGACATTAGAATGGCTGCTCTAAATGATGGCAATTTTGTTTTTACCTGGGCGGATAAACGCAGTGCCGATACCGATATTTATGCCCAAAAGATTAACCTGGCAGGGGATTTGCTTTGGGGTAGTTATTTAATAGTTTACAGTGATCAAAACGGGCTTGCGAGGCCTCAAGTGAATCCTCGTATTGTAAAAACCTCCGATAATGGAGTAATCATTGTTTGGGAAGATTTTCGTTTGGACACACAGAATCCTGATCTTTTTGCGCAAAAGATTTCTGCTTCCGGGATCAAACAATGGAGTGAACAGGGAATTGCTTTATGCACGGCAGAATTTGCTCAAGTAGGTCCTCGTCTGGCTTCTGATAATAATGGCGGTTGTTTTGTTGTTTGGGATGATTTAAGAAATGGAAATGCTCCCAATGTAGATATTTATGCCCAGCATCTTTCTGCCAGTGGAAATGCTTTATGGGAAGCGAATGGCAAGGCGATTTGTATAGCTCCCAATGAACAAAGCGGCAGTTTAATTAAAGTAAGTAATAATATTGTTTTCATCAACTGGATGGATATTCGTAATGGAAGTGTCGGTATTTATTATCAAGCGCTTACTTATGAAGGCACTGTTCTTCTGGCAGTAAATGGAGCTGAGGTCTTTTGGGGTTTAAGTGGAGACGCACCTTTAGATAATTATTTGATTTTAAAACGCAGTTCCGATGTTGTTATTATTTGGCAGGATACCCGTTTTGCCAATGATGGCTATCGTCTTTTTTTCCAGTTTCTTAATCCTGATGGCAGTATTGATTTTGAACCCAATGGACATCCTGTAACTGTTTCCGTGGGAGGATCACAATCCACTCCCAGTGCAGTTGTAACTCCTGATGACCAAATTGCCATAGTTTGGGAAGATGCCAGAGGCGATAATCCTAAGGTTTATGCTCAACTTCTTAGTGCCAGTGGAGAAAGATTATGGGGAGAGCAGGGTATGGAACTTACCGTTAATAGTCCTTTAAGGCAAAAAGACCCGAAAGTAAGTTACTATAACGGTTCCCTATATTTTGGCTGGTCGGGTTCCGATCAAGTGGAAACCAGTTTCTTTTATCATATCTACGGACAGCGAATTTATAACGGACAAAAAATGTGGGGACCGAATGGAATACTAATTTCTACCCTTGCACAAAGTGATTTAAGAAATGAGTGCACTCTTTATGAACTGATAGATAATTACTATGTTTGGCATAGAATTAATCCCGCTCTGGCAACACAAACTATTTGGGTGAAAAGAGTGGCAGAAGATGGTTCCGCTATGGATGGATGGCAGGAAGAAGGAATTCAAACCTCTAATTATAACGATTGGGATGCTATTCAACTATTTCCGAAAGCTCATAAGACACCCGAAGGCATTTTTGTAATGTGGAGGGACTTACGTAACGACTATATACAGAATTATTGGGGACAGCATATTGCGGAAAACGGAACTTATTTATGGAATCCGGTAGGGGTTAATCTTAACGATAACCAAAAAGAACAGGAAAAGGCATCTATTGTTGTTAATAGCAGTGGCATAACTTTTGCCTGGTGTGAAAACATAAACGGAATGAATGATATAATGGCTCAGAAATATTCTTTTCCGGGTGAACCTTTATGGACCAATAGCGGCTATTATGTTGTTCAAAGAGATTCCGCTCAATCAGACCCCTGTCTTGTTTATTTTCCCGATGGTAATTATCTTATTTCCTGGGCTGATTTTTTGAATATAGAAAGTGACCTTTATTATAAATACATCACCGAAAATGGAGAAATGATTGGAGCTCCTCAGGGCAATGTTCTTTGTAATGCTTCTAAATCACAATATCAACCTCAAACTGCTATTCTGAATAACAAAGCATATACTGTTTGGGCAGATGGACGTTCCAGCGGGAAAACCGAAATTTTGGGACTTTATGCTCAAAAATTGGGTAATGGAACACCTGTTACCGATGTAACAATACCCCCGTTGCAAAGTTTGATTTTACACCAGAATTATCCCAATCCCTTCAATCCTGAAACTACAATCAGCTTCACTTTGAAAGATCCTGCCCTTTCCTTAAAACTCAATATCTATAATATAAAAGGGCAATTGGTAAAAACCCTTTATGATGGAGCGCTGCAAAAAGGACAGCATAGTTTTGTCTGGAATGGAACGGATGAAACGAATTGCCAGGTCTCCAGCGGAGTTTATTTTTACCGGCTAAGTAACGGAAAAGAAAGCAGACAACGAAAAATGGTGCTGCTGAAATAA
- the murA gene encoding UDP-N-acetylglucosamine 1-carboxyvinyltransferase, with amino-acid sequence MERFIIEGNRNLNGTIYVSGAKNAVLPAMSACLLTKGKSVLHNVPDLIDIKTMSHLLRIIGARVDYEDGSMSIDSRDVCFPEAPYELVSKMRASIYVLGPLLARLKEARVSFPGGCAIGTRPIDLHLKAMETLGAEISVDYGYINAKAKELKGADIYFTKSSVGATINALMVAVLAKGKTRIFNAAMEPEVDSTIDLLNKMGAKINGKGTTTLEIEGVEELIPVEMNMIPDRIEAGTFLIAGALSKTPVTVANCESAHLTAVLEKLRESGCELEIEDKAITVIPPFSIKPVNLITLPYPGFPTDLQAQFTVLMSLADGVSFIEDTIFPERYMHIAELNRLQANIKIERNIAAVKGVKELSGAEVMATDLRASAALVLAGMVAKGTTIVSRIYHIDRGYEHIETKLNAIGAKITREEV; translated from the coding sequence ATGGAACGATTTATTATTGAAGGAAACCGTAACCTTAATGGCACTATTTATGTAAGCGGAGCCAAGAATGCTGTTTTACCTGCAATGTCTGCCTGTCTTTTAACTAAAGGAAAATCGGTGTTGCATAATGTTCCCGATTTGATAGACATCAAAACGATGTCCCATTTATTAAGAATAATCGGAGCCAGAGTGGATTATGAAGATGGCAGTATGAGTATTGATTCCCGGGATGTTTGTTTTCCGGAAGCCCCTTATGAATTGGTCAGCAAAATGCGCGCTTCCATTTATGTTTTAGGACCTCTATTAGCGCGTTTGAAAGAAGCCAGGGTATCTTTTCCTGGTGGCTGTGCCATTGGCACCAGACCTATTGACCTTCATTTAAAGGCAATGGAAACCCTGGGAGCCGAAATATCCGTTGATTATGGCTATATTAATGCCAAAGCAAAAGAACTGAAAGGCGCCGATATCTATTTTACCAAATCCAGCGTAGGAGCTACAATTAATGCTCTGATGGTAGCTGTTTTGGCGAAAGGGAAAACAAGAATATTTAATGCTGCAATGGAACCGGAAGTGGATTCCACTATTGACCTCCTAAACAAAATGGGAGCAAAAATAAACGGTAAAGGGACTACTACTCTGGAAATTGAAGGTGTGGAAGAACTCATTCCGGTAGAAATGAATATGATTCCCGATAGAATTGAAGCCGGAACTTTTCTCATTGCTGGTGCTCTTAGTAAAACCCCTGTTACAGTAGCTAATTGTGAATCGGCACATTTAACCGCAGTTCTGGAAAAATTACGGGAAAGCGGTTGTGAACTGGAAATTGAAGATAAAGCCATAACCGTTATTCCACCTTTTTCCATTAAGCCCGTAAATTTAATAACTCTTCCTTATCCCGGTTTTCCAACCGATTTACAAGCTCAATTTACCGTTCTTATGTCTCTGGCTGATGGGGTTAGCTTTATTGAAGATACAATTTTTCCTGAACGTTATATGCACATTGCAGAATTGAATCGTCTGCAGGCAAATATTAAAATTGAAAGAAATATAGCTGCCGTTAAAGGCGTGAAAGAACTTAGTGGAGCAGAAGTTATGGCTACAGACCTGAGGGCAAGTGCGGCTCTTGTTTTGGCAGGTATGGTAGCTAAAGGCACTACTATTGTTTCCAGAATTTATCATATTGACCGCGGTTATGAACATATAGAAACGAAACTGAATGCCATTGGAGCAAAAATTACCCGCGAAGAAGTGTAG
- the prmC gene encoding peptide chain release factor N(5)-glutamine methyltransferase produces the protein MILQELLEQAKSLALAQNIPETDFWFLISYYLHLSRSEIILSRQRILTDWEGEIIGNAFSRLEKGEPPQYITGTAYFYGLDLKVNPAVLIPRPETERLVELTMERLKGTERILDIGTGSGAIAIALKHNLPSLNVSATEISFSALETAKKNAEIYRADIHFYLSDCFPPVKQSYEVLISNPPYISKAEIATLNSRIKDKEPVIALQGGEDGLDFYRKLLSESSEYLSENGFLALEHSDTQKEAIMNIARKEGWTKIEPLKDLTDKDRYLFIYR, from the coding sequence ATGATTTTACAGGAGTTGCTGGAACAGGCAAAAAGTTTAGCTTTAGCCCAAAATATTCCTGAGACGGATTTCTGGTTTTTAATATCCTATTATTTGCATCTCAGCCGGAGTGAGATTATTTTATCCCGACAACGGATTTTAACTGACTGGGAAGGGGAAATAATTGGAAATGCCTTCAGCCGTTTGGAAAAAGGAGAACCACCTCAATATATAACAGGAACTGCTTATTTTTACGGTTTAGACCTAAAGGTTAATCCTGCAGTTTTAATTCCCCGTCCGGAAACGGAACGGCTGGTGGAATTGACAATGGAAAGATTAAAAGGAACGGAAAGAATTTTGGATATTGGCACAGGTAGTGGTGCTATTGCTATTGCCTTAAAACATAATCTACCTTCTCTAAATGTTTCTGCTACGGAGATAAGCTTTTCGGCATTGGAAACAGCTAAAAAGAATGCTGAAATATATCGGGCAGATATTCATTTTTATTTGTCCGATTGTTTTCCTCCTGTTAAACAGAGTTATGAAGTGCTTATTTCCAATCCTCCTTATATCAGTAAAGCAGAAATTGCTACTCTAAATTCCAGAATTAAAGATAAAGAACCCGTAATAGCTTTGCAAGGTGGAGAAGATGGACTTGATTTTTACCGTAAATTACTCTCTGAAAGCTCTGAATACCTTTCCGAAAACGGTTTTTTAGCTTTAGAGCATAGCGATACCCAAAAGGAAGCAATTATGAACATTGCCCGAAAAGAGGGCTGGACAAAAATTGAGCCCTTAAAGGACTTGACCGATAAGGATAGATACCTGTTTATTTACAGGTAA
- a CDS encoding response regulator, producing the protein MKHRILVVDDSSSLVFSLSELLKFNGFEVETALSGTEALHKIETEDYDLVICDIEMPGMNGLEFLSRVRRDYEKEIAFILMTGYVDNEYFLEAIRLGASDFIHKPIDSKQMMRSIQTILKRKKKRSDFSEFYNNLEKAEFHFELDPRNFSKFAVSEVFHNFLRQNFDLTPNVLNEILICIDEMVYNAYIHGTLGLNVQERVMEHNALQKIINERLQQPEIASKRMRLYFSLCYKTQTIKITVEDDGPGFDYETWIKRVANEPKLNLEENGRGIAMLYHLSDKLEFDREGRTVTISKKLPINNKK; encoded by the coding sequence ATGAAACACCGCATTCTTGTAGTGGATGACAGTAGTTCCCTTGTTTTCAGCTTGTCCGAGTTGCTGAAATTTAATGGTTTTGAAGTAGAAACAGCTCTCAGTGGAACGGAAGCATTGCATAAAATTGAAACCGAGGATTATGATCTCGTAATTTGTGATATTGAAATGCCAGGTATGAATGGTCTGGAATTCCTTTCCCGCGTGCGCAGGGATTATGAAAAAGAAATAGCTTTCATCTTAATGACAGGTTATGTGGATAATGAATATTTCCTTGAGGCAATCCGACTTGGCGCTTCGGATTTTATTCATAAGCCCATAGACAGTAAACAAATGATGCGTTCCATTCAGACCATTCTGAAACGCAAGAAAAAACGGAGCGATTTCAGCGAGTTTTATAACAACCTGGAAAAAGCGGAGTTTCATTTTGAACTTGATCCGCGGAATTTCTCCAAATTTGCTGTTTCGGAGGTCTTTCACAACTTTCTGCGCCAAAATTTTGACCTTACCCCCAATGTGTTAAACGAAATTCTGATTTGTATAGATGAAATGGTTTACAATGCTTATATTCATGGAACTCTGGGCTTAAATGTTCAGGAACGGGTTATGGAACATAATGCCCTGCAGAAAATAATAAATGAACGCCTGCAACAACCTGAAATTGCCTCTAAAAGAATGCGTCTTTATTTTTCTCTTTGTTATAAAACACAAACAATCAAAATAACCGTTGAAGATGACGGACCCGGCTTTGATTATGAAACCTGGATAAAAAGGGTTGCCAATGAGCCCAAACTGAATCTGGAAGAAAATGGCAGAGGAATTGCGATGCTTTATCATCTTTCCGACAAACTGGAGTTTGACAGAGAAGGCAGAACGGTTACTATCAGTAAAAAACTGCCCATAAACAATAAAAAATGA
- a CDS encoding STAS domain-containing protein has translation MNIELSLDGKVAKMKIDGILNSKNAYLLQEKLTEVLNSDATLLELDLLDCRNISSTGIGKILLFYKDFITKGGEIEVVRSSNSVYELFSMLKLNQLFTVNLG, from the coding sequence ATGAACATTGAACTTTCCCTTGATGGCAAGGTCGCTAAGATGAAGATTGATGGTATCTTAAATAGCAAAAATGCTTATTTGCTTCAGGAAAAATTAACTGAAGTTCTTAATTCTGATGCCACTCTTTTGGAACTTGATTTGCTGGATTGCCGGAATATAAGTTCTACAGGGATTGGAAAAATTTTGTTGTTTTACAAGGATTTTATTACCAAAGGAGGAGAAATTGAGGTGGTTAGAAGTTCCAATAGCGTATATGAGTTATTTTCTATGCTCAAACTAAATCAATTATTTACAGTTAATCTGGGCTGA
- the fusA gene encoding elongation factor G, whose translation MDTDADSPLTKIRNIGIMAHIDAGKTTTTERILFYTGYLHKMGEVHDGNTFTDWMEQERERGITITSATVTCYWNTYQINIIDTPGHVDFTAEVERSLRVLDGAIGIFCAVGGVEPQSETVWNQANRYRVPRLAYINKMDRVGADYFHTIQMIRERLTLNAYPVNMPMGREENFEGVIDLITMQAYYFDPLTFGYEVKQTTIPEKYLESAKSMRDELLEKVSEFSDELLMLFLEGEEIPVSVLKEAIRKGTISSQFVPVFCGSSLKNKGIQLLLDGICDFLPSPLDIGDTQGFEPVTHNPVNISPDPKGPLVALAFKVQIDKYIGRLVYIRVYSGTLKKGGSFVNQTNGKKERVSRILQMMSNRKNDLDCLHAGDIGAIVGSRFLITGDTITDGNFEVLLSKMHFPDTVISMAIEPKTKADQENLDIALMRLEEEDPTFRVHTDKDTGQTLISGMGELHLEVIVDRLRREFGVAVNQGNPQVSYKETITKEVEAEEVFQRELNGKGNYAYVKFRLSPIALKDLPEDAKNIFVNKISEDKIPSEFWKPIEEAVFNALNDGPLISGNVERVHIELIDGDYNPVDSNELAYRIATGIAISKGLRDASPVIMEPIMLLTVIAPDEFVGDILNDINAKRGKIEIMRRDNEFKQEIVAEVPLSELFGYATRIRSLSQGRAIYTLEFKKYEICPVQIQNAILKRIRGYVE comes from the coding sequence ATGGATACCGATGCGGATAGTCCGCTTACTAAAATACGCAATATTGGTATAATGGCTCATATTGATGCCGGGAAAACAACAACTACGGAACGGATATTGTTTTATACAGGTTATCTGCATAAAATGGGTGAAGTGCATGATGGAAATACATTTACGGATTGGATGGAACAGGAAAGGGAAAGAGGAATTACAATCACTTCTGCAACAGTAACTTGTTATTGGAATACCTATCAAATAAATATTATTGATACTCCGGGTCATGTAGATTTTACAGCAGAAGTAGAACGTTCCTTACGGGTTTTGGATGGAGCAATAGGTATATTTTGTGCAGTTGGAGGTGTGGAACCACAATCAGAAACTGTCTGGAATCAGGCAAATCGTTATCGTGTTCCTCGTTTAGCATACATAAACAAAATGGATCGGGTAGGCGCAGATTATTTTCATACCATACAAATGATTAGAGAACGGCTTACGCTCAATGCTTATCCTGTAAATATGCCAATGGGTAGGGAAGAAAACTTTGAAGGTGTAATTGATTTAATCACGATGCAGGCATATTATTTTGATCCTTTAACCTTTGGCTATGAAGTGAAACAGACAACCATTCCGGAAAAATATCTGGAAAGCGCAAAAAGTATGCGGGATGAGCTTTTAGAAAAGGTTAGCGAATTCAGTGATGAATTACTGATGTTGTTTTTAGAGGGAGAAGAAATTCCTGTAAGTGTATTAAAAGAGGCAATTCGCAAAGGGACAATCAGCAGTCAATTTGTCCCGGTTTTTTGTGGCAGTTCCTTAAAAAATAAAGGTATTCAGCTTCTTTTGGACGGAATTTGTGATTTTCTGCCTTCACCTCTTGATATTGGAGATACACAAGGTTTTGAACCCGTAACACATAATCCTGTTAATATTAGTCCTGATCCCAAAGGACCTCTGGTAGCTTTAGCTTTCAAAGTGCAAATAGATAAATATATTGGACGCCTTGTTTATATCAGGGTTTATTCCGGAACCTTGAAAAAAGGCGGTTCCTTTGTAAATCAGACGAATGGCAAGAAAGAAAGAGTTTCGCGTATTCTGCAAATGATGAGTAACCGGAAAAACGATTTGGATTGCCTTCATGCAGGTGATATTGGAGCTATTGTAGGTTCCAGATTTCTAATAACGGGAGATACAATTACCGACGGTAACTTTGAAGTTTTGCTTTCCAAAATGCATTTTCCAGATACTGTAATTTCTATGGCTATTGAACCCAAAACCAAAGCGGATCAGGAAAATCTGGATATTGCCCTAATGCGTTTGGAAGAAGAAGACCCTACTTTCCGTGTGCATACCGATAAAGATACGGGACAGACATTGATTTCAGGAATGGGCGAATTGCATTTGGAAGTTATTGTAGATCGTTTGCGTCGGGAATTTGGTGTTGCAGTAAATCAGGGTAATCCCCAGGTTTCCTATAAAGAAACGATTACTAAAGAAGTAGAAGCAGAAGAAGTTTTCCAGCGTGAACTGAATGGCAAGGGAAATTATGCTTATGTAAAATTCCGCTTAAGTCCAATTGCTTTAAAAGACCTGCCGGAGGATGCCAAAAACATCTTTGTAAATAAAATAAGTGAAGATAAAATCCCGTCGGAATTTTGGAAACCTATTGAAGAAGCTGTTTTCAATGCTTTGAATGATGGACCTCTCATTAGTGGTAATGTAGAAAGAGTGCATATAGAACTTATTGATGGGGATTATAACCCTGTGGATTCCAATGAACTTGCCTATCGCATTGCAACCGGAATAGCTATCAGTAAAGGGCTTAGAGATGCCTCTCCGGTAATTATGGAACCTATTATGTTGCTTACAGTAATAGCTCCTGATGAATTTGTAGGTGATATTTTAAATGATATCAATGCCAAACGGGGGAAAATAGAAATTATGCGTCGGGATAATGAATTTAAACAGGAAATCGTGGCAGAAGTTCCTCTTTCCGAACTTTTTGGTTATGCAACCCGCATTCGTTCTTTAAGCCAAGGCAGAGCTATATATACTTTGGAATTTAAGAAATACGAGATTTGTCCGGTGCAGATTCAAAATGCCATTCTGAAAAGAATTCGCGGTTATGTAGAATAA
- a CDS encoding deoxyguanosinetriphosphate triphosphohydrolase family protein, translating into MNDKLTDIFNEIRASYESTLGKRAFHSANAWRSKKEEPDIMRSQFAVDRDRILYSGAYRRYHGKTQVFSFTNMIDEEMTNRNLHIAYVSQISRTIGKYLKLNTELIEAIALGHDLGHCPFGHDGETALSQCCEKNGIGEFHHNIESLHIVDHISRKGKGLNLTFQVRDGIISHDGEVHNTQLIPQTNKTEEDIQNYIYAKKAGQDLQFMPATLEGCVVRITDTIAYIGQDIEDAIRFNILTRDELPAEQVTYLGNTNSQIIETLIKSVIVNSYEQDFIAFDKETSEHLLALKKFNYKRIYTDENVKKSNSIIYRTMPILFDIYLNDIQENNRESKIFKHFLDHKFPEYLENFSPAEKVRDFIATMTDRYYNEEIKAYLLPWRG; encoded by the coding sequence ATGAATGATAAACTGACTGATATCTTCAACGAAATCAGAGCTTCCTACGAAAGCACTTTGGGCAAACGCGCATTTCATTCTGCAAATGCCTGGCGCAGCAAAAAAGAAGAACCGGATATTATGCGTTCCCAATTTGCGGTGGATAGAGATAGAATCCTTTACAGTGGCGCTTATCGCAGGTATCATGGAAAAACACAGGTTTTTTCTTTCACCAATATGATTGATGAAGAAATGACCAATCGTAATCTGCACATTGCTTATGTTTCTCAAATCTCGCGCACTATAGGAAAATATTTGAAGTTAAACACGGAGTTGATTGAAGCGATAGCTTTAGGTCATGATTTGGGGCATTGTCCTTTTGGCCACGATGGAGAAACTGCTCTTTCCCAATGTTGTGAAAAAAACGGTATCGGAGAATTTCATCATAACATTGAAAGTTTACATATTGTGGATCATATCTCACGCAAGGGAAAAGGACTGAATTTAACTTTTCAAGTGCGAGATGGAATCATTTCCCACGACGGAGAAGTGCATAACACCCAGTTAATTCCTCAAACAAATAAAACCGAGGAGGATATTCAGAATTACATTTATGCCAAAAAAGCCGGGCAGGATCTTCAATTTATGCCTGCAACTCTGGAAGGGTGTGTAGTTCGTATTACCGATACAATTGCCTATATTGGACAGGATATAGAGGATGCCATTCGTTTTAATATTCTTACTCGCGATGAACTTCCTGCAGAGCAGGTTACTTATTTGGGCAATACCAATAGTCAGATTATAGAAACCCTCATCAAAAGCGTGATTGTAAATAGCTATGAGCAAGATTTCATTGCTTTTGACAAAGAGACCAGTGAGCATCTTTTGGCTTTGAAGAAATTCAATTACAAAAGAATCTACACCGATGAAAATGTGAAAAAATCAAATTCCATTATTTACCGCACTATGCCTATCCTTTTTGATATTTACTTAAATGACATCCAGGAAAATAATCGGGAATCTAAGATATTCAAACATTTCCTAGACCACAAATTTCCTGAATACCTGGAGAATTTCTCGCCGGCTGAAAAAGTGCGGGATTTTATAGCAACTATGACAGACCGCTATTACAACGAAGAAATTAAGGCATATCTACTCCCCTGGAGAGGATAA